One part of the Neoarius graeffei isolate fNeoGra1 chromosome 2, fNeoGra1.pri, whole genome shotgun sequence genome encodes these proteins:
- the LOC132876038 gene encoding trace amine-associated receptor 1-like, whose amino-acid sequence MDNIISLDLSEEPSLCFSSLNTSCLKIDYPLQVRVLLYILFSTSSLLTVFGNLLVIITVVHFRQLHTSTNYLILSLAVSDLLVGGIVMPPSMIRSVETCWYLGNTFYRYYAVCHPLLYHSKMTPTTIRLMIIVCWGFSAALGFGMIFLGLNILGNEEFYYNNFLCEGACMILQDKAAAVVFPLFCFYIPAVIMLCVYGKIFCTAQRQARAIQSTNAQMKTAKEKASVSKSEKKATKTLAIIMGVFLISWLPFFICNCLDPFTGYSVPPILFDLFFWCGYLNSMSNPIVYAFFYSWFRHAFRVILSGGIFRANSSHTRLF is encoded by the exons ATGGACAATATCATCAGTTTGGATTTATCGGAGGAGCCTTCACTTTGTTTCAGTTCACTTAACACCTCATGTTTGAAGATTGATTATCCTTTACAAGTTCGGGTTTTGCTCTACATCCTCTTTAGCACTTCTTCTCTTCTCACTGTATTTGGAAACCTGCTTGTGATTATAACTGTTGTACATTTCAGACAATTACACACATCAACTAATTACCTCATTCTCTCTCTGGCTGTTTCTGATCTGCTTGTAGGAGGAATAGTGATGCCTCCCAGCATGATACGCTCTGTGGAAACCTGCTGGTATTTAGGAAACACCTTTT ACCGATATTATGCTGTGTGTCATCCGCTTCTGTATCACAGTAAAATGACTCCAACTACCATTAGATTAATGATCATAGTGTGTTGGGGCTTTTCTGCAGCACTCGGGTTTGGGATGATATTTCTGGGGCTCAATATTCTTGGAAATGAAGAGTTTTATTACAATAACTTCCTTTGTGAAGGCGCATGTATGATTTTACAAGATAAAGCAGCAGCTGTGGTGTTTCCTTTGTTCTGCTTTTACATCCCTGCAGTAATCATGCTCTGTGTGTATGGGAAAATCTTTTGCACTGCACAAAGACAAGCTCGTGCAATTCAATCCACAAATGCACAGATGAAGACAGCCAAAGAAAAAGCCAGTGTGAGCAAGTCAGAAAAGAAGGCCACAAAAACATTAGCCATAATCATGGGAGTTTTCCTGATTTCATGGTTGCCATTTTTTATCTGTAATTGCTTAGATCCATTTACAGGATATTCAGTTCCTCCGATTCTGTTTGATTTATTCTTCTGGTGCGGATATTTAAATTCAATGTCTAATCCGATCGTGTATGCCTTTTTCTACAGCTGGTTCAGACACGCTTTCAGAGTCATTCTGTCTGGGGGAATATTTCGAGCCAATTCATCGCACACCAGATTGTTTTGA